Proteins encoded by one window of Micromonospora coxensis:
- a CDS encoding dihydrolipoyl dehydrogenase family protein, whose translation MAEPEIVDVVVVGLGVGGEEVAGRLAEAGLTVVGVERNLVGGECPYWGCIPSKMMIRAANALAEARRVDQLAGTAEVRPDWAPVARRIREEATDTWDDRVAVERFTGKGGRFLRGSARLDGPDRVVVGDRVLQARYGIVVGTGTSPSVPPIDGLADTPYWTNHQAIEVEELPSSLLVLGGGAIGLELAQVFARFGVRVTVVEAADRVLAIDEPEASEIAAAALRADGVRIHTGVQAERVSHDGAAFTVHAGDEAYTAERLLVVTGRKAHLEELGLDSVGVDCAQRYLPVDDRMHAADGVWAVGDITGEGAFTHVAMYQASIVVADLLDHVRRARGGPDASGTASVVGGAMGASSAVGGTAGASGPGGAAGMVPRADYRALPRVTFTDPEVGAVGLTERQARERGINVQVGFAPLPSSARGWIHKAGNEGFVKLVADADQGVLIGATSVGPAGGEVLSGLVVAVHAAVPLSRLRHMIYAYPTFHRAIEDALRDLS comes from the coding sequence ATGGCGGAGCCGGAGATCGTGGACGTGGTGGTGGTCGGACTCGGCGTCGGCGGCGAGGAGGTGGCCGGGCGGCTCGCCGAGGCCGGCCTCACCGTGGTCGGCGTCGAACGGAACCTGGTCGGTGGGGAGTGTCCCTACTGGGGGTGCATCCCCAGCAAGATGATGATCCGGGCGGCGAACGCGCTGGCCGAGGCGCGGCGCGTCGACCAGTTGGCCGGCACGGCGGAGGTCCGGCCGGACTGGGCGCCGGTCGCCAGGCGGATCCGCGAGGAGGCCACCGACACCTGGGACGACCGGGTCGCGGTGGAGCGGTTCACCGGCAAGGGCGGCCGGTTCCTGCGCGGCAGCGCCCGGCTCGACGGCCCCGACCGGGTGGTCGTCGGCGACCGGGTCCTCCAGGCCCGGTACGGCATCGTCGTCGGCACCGGCACCAGTCCGTCCGTCCCGCCGATCGACGGGCTGGCCGACACCCCGTACTGGACGAACCACCAGGCGATCGAGGTCGAGGAACTGCCCTCGTCGCTGCTGGTGCTCGGTGGCGGCGCGATCGGGCTGGAGCTGGCGCAGGTCTTCGCCCGGTTCGGCGTCCGGGTGACCGTCGTCGAGGCGGCGGACCGGGTGCTCGCCATCGACGAGCCGGAGGCGTCGGAGATCGCGGCGGCGGCGCTGCGCGCCGACGGGGTCCGGATCCACACCGGGGTGCAGGCCGAGCGGGTCAGCCACGACGGCGCGGCGTTCACCGTGCACGCGGGCGACGAGGCGTACACCGCCGAGCGGCTGCTGGTGGTCACCGGCCGCAAGGCCCACCTGGAGGAGTTGGGGCTGGACAGCGTCGGCGTCGACTGCGCGCAGCGCTACCTGCCGGTCGACGACCGGATGCACGCCGCCGACGGGGTGTGGGCCGTCGGCGACATCACCGGCGAGGGGGCGTTCACCCACGTCGCCATGTACCAGGCGTCGATCGTGGTGGCCGACCTGCTCGACCACGTCCGTCGGGCCCGGGGCGGCCCGGACGCCAGCGGCACCGCCAGCGTGGTCGGCGGCGCGATGGGCGCGAGCAGCGCCGTCGGCGGTACCGCGGGCGCGTCCGGGCCGGGCGGCGCGGCCGGCATGGTCCCGCGCGCCGACTACCGGGCCCTGCCCCGGGTCACCTTCACCGACCCGGAGGTCGGCGCGGTCGGCCTCACCGAGCGGCAGGCCCGGGAGCGCGGGATCAACGTGCAGGTCGGCTTCGCCCCGCTCCCGTCGTCGGCCCGGGGCTGGATCCACAAGGCCGGCAACGAGGGCTTCGTCAAGCTGGTCGCCGACGCCGACCAAGGCGTGCTGATCGGCGCGACGTCGGTCGGCCCGGCCGGCGGTGAGGTGCTGTCGGGGCTGGTCGTGGCGGTGCACGCCGCCGTGCCGCTCAGCCGGCTCCGGCACATGATCTACGCGTACCCGACGTTCCACCGGGCGATCGAGGACGCGCTGCGCGACCTGAGCTGA
- a CDS encoding crotonase/enoyl-CoA hydratase family protein: MAVHVAHDGPVTTVILDRAASRNAVDGPTARALADAFRAFEADPDARVAVLWGAGGTFCSGADLKAIGTPRGNRVEPDGDGPMGPTRMSLSKPVVAAISGYAVAGGLELALWCDLRVAESDAVLGVFCRRWGVPLVDGGTVRLPRLIGESRAMDLILTGRPVGADEAYAMGLVNRVVPPGESRTAAERLAADIARHPQACLRNDRASVLAGAGLSEPEAMATELAYGLDSLATDAVAGAARFAAGAGRHGR; the protein is encoded by the coding sequence ATGGCCGTACACGTGGCGCACGACGGACCGGTGACCACGGTGATCCTGGATCGGGCGGCGTCCCGCAACGCCGTCGACGGGCCGACCGCGCGGGCCCTCGCCGACGCGTTCCGCGCCTTCGAGGCCGACCCGGACGCCCGGGTCGCGGTGCTCTGGGGCGCGGGCGGCACGTTCTGCTCGGGGGCCGACCTCAAGGCGATCGGCACGCCGCGCGGCAACCGGGTCGAGCCGGACGGCGACGGCCCGATGGGTCCGACCCGGATGTCGCTGTCCAAGCCGGTCGTCGCCGCGATCTCCGGGTACGCCGTGGCCGGCGGGCTGGAGCTGGCGCTCTGGTGCGACCTGCGGGTCGCCGAGTCGGACGCGGTGCTCGGGGTCTTCTGCCGGCGGTGGGGCGTACCGCTCGTCGACGGCGGGACGGTGCGGCTGCCCAGGCTGATCGGGGAGAGCCGCGCGATGGACCTGATCCTCACCGGCCGCCCGGTCGGCGCCGACGAGGCGTACGCGATGGGTCTGGTCAACCGGGTGGTCCCGCCGGGTGAGTCGCGGACGGCGGCCGAGCGGCTGGCCGCCGACATCGCCCGCCACCCGCAGGCGTGCCTGCGCAACGACCGCGCCTCGGTGCTGGCCGGCGCGGGTCTGTCCGAGCCGGAGGCGATGGCCACCGAGCTGGCCTACGGCCTGGACTCGCTCGCCACGGACGCCGTGGCCGGCGCGGCCCGCTTCGCGGCCGGCGCCGGCCGGCACGGCCGGTGA
- the bluB gene encoding 5,6-dimethylbenzimidazole synthase: protein MDLYTAIHRRRDVRAEFTGAPVPDDTLHRVLDAAHAAPSVGYSQPWDFVLVRDAGIRRRFHEHVQVERDTFAATLDGEAAARFARIKIDGVLESTLSIVVTYDPSRGGPAVLGRHAIADAGLYSVCLAIQNLWLAATAEGLGVGWVSFYREPFLADLLGVPAGIRPVAWLCVGPVTHLESVPDLARHGWRQKRPLAEALHSDRWGG, encoded by the coding sequence ATGGACCTCTACACCGCCATCCACCGCCGTCGGGACGTCCGCGCCGAGTTCACCGGCGCGCCGGTGCCGGACGACACCCTGCACCGGGTCCTCGACGCGGCGCACGCCGCGCCCAGCGTCGGCTACTCGCAGCCGTGGGACTTCGTCCTGGTCCGGGACGCCGGGATCCGTCGCCGCTTCCACGAGCACGTGCAGGTGGAGCGGGACACCTTCGCCGCCACCCTGGACGGCGAGGCGGCCGCCCGGTTCGCCCGTATCAAGATCGACGGGGTGTTGGAGTCGACCCTGTCGATCGTGGTCACCTACGACCCGTCCCGGGGCGGCCCCGCCGTGCTCGGCCGGCACGCCATCGCCGACGCCGGCCTCTACTCGGTCTGCCTGGCGATCCAGAACCTCTGGCTCGCCGCCACCGCCGAAGGACTCGGCGTCGGCTGGGTCTCCTTCTACCGGGAGCCGTTCCTGGCCGACCTGCTGGGCGTCCCGGCGGGGATCCGCCCGGTCGCCTGGCTCTGTGTCGGGCCGGTGACCCACCTGGAGTCCGTCCCCGACCTGGCCCGGCACGGGTGGCGGCAGAAGCGCCCGCTGGCCGAGGCGCTGCACAGCGACCGCTGGGGTGGCTGA
- a CDS encoding DNA glycosylase AlkZ-like family protein: protein MRPHRISRAEARRVAVRAQLLDANRSSDLLPTVEQLTFLQLDPTAAVAPSADLVAWCRLGAGYRPAHLQQAVERDRTLYEHNAYVRPMTDLGLHLADMAAWPPEGSRALAWLTANDSFRRYVLDLLRDSGPLLSREVPDRSVVPWPSTGWTNNRNVTQMLEFLAARGEVAIAGRIGRQRRWDLAERVYPADTEVVPADEARRIRDERRLRSLGIARASVVGEAGEPAEVEGTPGGWRVDPAALDQPFAGRTALLSPFDRLVHDRKRLWELFDFEYVLEMYVPKAKRRWGYFALPVLHHDRMVGKVDATADRKAGVLRVHAVHEDVPFDGEVSAAVDAELEALATWLGLTTVTRAGRVVDVG, encoded by the coding sequence ATGCGTCCCCACCGGATCTCCCGCGCCGAGGCCCGACGCGTCGCGGTACGCGCGCAACTGCTCGACGCCAACCGGTCCTCGGATCTGCTGCCGACGGTCGAGCAGCTCACCTTCCTCCAGCTCGATCCGACGGCGGCCGTGGCGCCCAGCGCCGACCTCGTCGCCTGGTGCCGGCTCGGCGCCGGGTACCGGCCGGCGCACCTGCAGCAGGCGGTGGAGCGGGACCGCACCCTGTACGAGCACAACGCCTACGTCCGGCCGATGACGGATCTCGGGCTGCACCTGGCCGACATGGCGGCCTGGCCGCCGGAGGGCAGCCGCGCGCTCGCCTGGCTGACCGCGAACGACTCCTTCCGCCGGTACGTGCTCGACCTGCTGCGCGACTCCGGCCCGCTGCTGTCCCGCGAGGTGCCGGACCGCAGTGTGGTGCCGTGGCCGTCGACCGGCTGGACGAACAACCGCAACGTCACCCAGATGCTGGAGTTCCTCGCCGCCCGGGGCGAGGTCGCCATCGCCGGCCGGATCGGCCGTCAGCGGCGGTGGGACCTGGCCGAGCGGGTCTATCCGGCGGACACCGAGGTCGTGCCGGCGGACGAGGCCCGGCGGATCCGCGACGAGCGACGGCTGCGCTCGCTGGGCATCGCCCGGGCGTCGGTGGTCGGGGAGGCCGGTGAGCCGGCCGAGGTCGAGGGCACCCCGGGTGGTTGGCGGGTCGACCCGGCGGCGCTGGACCAGCCGTTCGCCGGGCGCACCGCGCTGCTGTCCCCCTTCGACCGGCTGGTCCACGACCGGAAACGGCTGTGGGAGCTGTTCGACTTCGAGTACGTCCTGGAGATGTACGTGCCGAAGGCCAAGCGGCGCTGGGGCTACTTCGCGCTGCCCGTGCTGCACCACGACCGGATGGTCGGCAAGGTGGACGCCACCGCCGACCGGAAGGCGGGCGTGCTGCGGGTGCACGCCGTCCACGAGGACGTCCCCTTCGACGGTGAGGTCAGCGCGGCCGTCGACGCGGAGCTGGAGGCGCTGGCGACGTGGCTGGGGCTGACCACCGTCACCCGCGCCGGACGAGTTGTCGACGTCGGGTGA
- a CDS encoding Rieske 2Fe-2S domain-containing protein, with product MTKIEQNAKLDRIGDRLQRAVQGTLRPQRVRDLLHGVWLGHPLHPAMVQVPVGAWISAALVDLLPGQRRAATTLVALGTVGAVPAAVAGLNDWAALARDQRRVGLVHAAANSVGLALYAGSLAARLSGRHGTGRALAYLGLSAASAGAYIGGHLAYKQGAQVSQSISELHRMSDEWKAVADLATLPQRRLVTREVDDVSVILYRHGDEVTVMLERCPHQSGPLGEGEVQEIDGHDCVVCPWHGSAFRLNGGEVVHGPSPNDQQLLPTRVVDGVLQTKLP from the coding sequence ATGACGAAGATCGAGCAGAACGCGAAGCTGGACCGGATCGGTGACCGGCTGCAACGCGCGGTGCAGGGGACCCTGCGCCCGCAGCGGGTCCGCGACCTGCTGCACGGCGTCTGGCTGGGCCACCCGCTGCACCCGGCGATGGTGCAGGTGCCGGTGGGCGCCTGGATCAGCGCCGCCTTGGTGGACCTGCTGCCCGGGCAGCGCCGGGCGGCGACCACACTGGTCGCCCTCGGCACGGTGGGCGCGGTGCCCGCCGCCGTCGCCGGGCTGAACGACTGGGCTGCCCTCGCCCGGGACCAGCGCCGGGTCGGCCTGGTGCACGCCGCCGCCAACTCCGTCGGACTGGCGCTCTACGCCGGTTCGCTGGCCGCCCGGCTCAGTGGCCGGCACGGGACGGGCCGGGCGCTGGCGTACCTGGGGTTGAGCGCGGCGAGCGCCGGGGCGTACATCGGCGGGCACCTGGCGTACAAGCAGGGTGCGCAGGTCAGCCAGAGCATCTCCGAGCTGCACCGGATGAGCGACGAGTGGAAGGCGGTCGCCGACCTGGCCACCCTGCCGCAGCGCCGGCTCGTCACCCGCGAGGTGGACGACGTCTCGGTGATTCTCTACCGGCACGGCGACGAGGTCACCGTGATGCTGGAACGCTGCCCGCACCAGAGTGGCCCGCTCGGCGAGGGCGAGGTGCAGGAGATCGACGGGCACGACTGCGTGGTCTGCCCGTGGCACGGCTCGGCGTTCCGCCTCAACGGCGGCGAGGTCGTGCACGGGCCGTCCCCCAACGACCAGCAGCTCCTGCCCACCCGGGTGGTCGACGGCGTGCTGCAGACCAAGCTGCCCTGA
- a CDS encoding LysM peptidoglycan-binding domain-containing protein, which yields MTAPRGSAARRAGQLLTGFGSLVVLIALLAGAPVALLAFAGNPLPDHLPTLAEVGTALTSRDDGRLFLRALAVLGWFGWATFTFSVLVELGAQAARRPAPRLPGMSRQQRAAAALVGSVALIVAAAPAASAATTVAYPATVAAAPPAATTVVLAAPTATTAGAVPEGSGSEATRTPATPPVYQVARGDYLGEVAERYLDDFDRYREVARLNRLADPDRIRPGQLIKLPAQATDSGARQHATGRLVASPPRKPSPRPPAATPQESPGTATPGAPGPDTRATPDERVDPRSPEQPVPQQPAPQRDEPVGVPPALAAGASRATADDGINRPLAVSAVLAVASIVGAQIGAVLGLRRRPARATAAAARALVTGRHRRD from the coding sequence ATGACCGCACCCCGTGGTTCCGCCGCCCGGCGGGCCGGGCAGCTGCTCACCGGCTTCGGCTCGCTGGTCGTGCTGATCGCGCTGCTGGCGGGCGCACCGGTGGCGCTGCTCGCCTTCGCCGGCAACCCGCTCCCCGACCACCTGCCCACCCTCGCCGAGGTGGGCACCGCGCTGACCAGTCGCGACGACGGCCGGCTCTTCCTGCGGGCGCTGGCGGTCCTCGGCTGGTTCGGCTGGGCGACGTTCACCTTCTCCGTCCTGGTGGAGCTGGGGGCGCAGGCGGCACGGCGACCCGCGCCCCGGCTGCCCGGGATGAGCCGGCAGCAGCGGGCGGCGGCGGCCCTGGTCGGATCGGTCGCGCTGATCGTCGCGGCGGCCCCGGCGGCCAGCGCGGCGACGACCGTGGCGTACCCGGCGACGGTCGCAGCCGCGCCGCCGGCCGCCACCACGGTTGTGCTGGCCGCGCCGACGGCGACGACGGCGGGCGCGGTGCCGGAGGGCAGCGGGTCCGAGGCCACCCGTACGCCGGCGACCCCACCCGTCTACCAGGTCGCCAGGGGCGACTACCTGGGTGAGGTGGCCGAGCGCTACCTGGACGACTTCGACCGCTACCGGGAGGTGGCCCGGCTCAACCGGCTGGCCGACCCGGACCGGATCCGCCCCGGCCAGTTGATCAAGTTGCCGGCGCAGGCCACCGACAGTGGCGCCCGGCAGCACGCGACCGGCCGCCTGGTGGCGTCCCCGCCCCGCAAGCCGTCGCCGCGCCCGCCCGCGGCCACCCCGCAGGAGTCACCGGGGACGGCCACGCCCGGCGCGCCGGGGCCGGACACCCGGGCCACCCCGGACGAGCGGGTCGACCCGCGATCGCCGGAGCAGCCGGTGCCGCAGCAGCCGGCGCCGCAGCGGGACGAGCCGGTGGGGGTGCCGCCGGCGCTGGCCGCCGGGGCGTCCCGGGCCACCGCCGACGACGGCATCAACCGGCCGCTGGCCGTCTCGGCGGTGCTCGCCGTGGCGAGCATCGTCGGCGCGCAGATCGGCGCGGTCCTGGGGCTGCGCCGCCGCCCGGCCCGGGCCACCGCCGCCGCTGCCCGCGCGCTGGTCACCGGGCGGCACCGCCGGGACTGA
- a CDS encoding TadE/TadG family type IV pilus assembly protein → MDGRARGSVSVEVAVLAPAFIMLMVLAGVTGRTAVADEAVESAAHDAARAASISRDAATARAAARNAVRRQLDWRRLNCEGAPRITFSGSVRGRPAGFDAAYRSPVGEPASVTVAITCVVSHADLRAPGLPGVPLRTTASATFTSPLDRYRSRG, encoded by the coding sequence GTGGACGGCCGTGCCCGGGGCTCGGTGTCGGTGGAGGTGGCCGTGCTGGCCCCGGCGTTCATCATGCTGATGGTGCTGGCCGGGGTGACCGGGCGGACGGCGGTCGCCGACGAGGCGGTCGAGTCGGCCGCGCACGACGCCGCCCGGGCCGCCTCGATCTCCCGGGACGCCGCCACCGCCCGCGCCGCCGCCCGGAACGCCGTCCGCCGCCAGCTCGACTGGCGACGCCTCAACTGCGAGGGCGCCCCGAGGATCACCTTCAGCGGTTCGGTACGCGGCCGGCCGGCCGGCTTCGACGCGGCGTACCGCAGCCCGGTCGGGGAGCCGGCGAGCGTGACGGTCGCGATCACCTGCGTGGTCTCCCACGCCGACCTGCGGGCCCCCGGCCTGCCCGGCGTGCCGCTGCGCACCACCGCCTCGGCGACCTTCACCTCGCCGCTGGACCGCTACCGGAGCCGGGGATGA